The DNA region TGCCAATTACGAGAAGAGACAAAATGGTACCAAAAAATCCAACTTCCACTTTGAGAAAATGTTCTTGACATCTTATTTATGTCCACAGAAAGATTAAAAGAAGGTagaaagaaaagggtagatATTGACATACATAAACTTCTTAACACCTTTGTGTAGCTTCTGACAACGATCTTTAAGCTCATCAGCTGTCCCCTCCAATGAACAAACCTGATTGAATCAATGAGAAAGAGAGGCAAGACAACAATTTAGGTGATAAAGTCACACAATTTATANaaaaaaaaaaaaaaaaaaaaaaaatctctgaatTTTGGAATCCCCAGAAggtaataattaattatacacaAAAGCTTTGTACCTGTTTCTGAAACATTGGGGAATCCTCGAGATTGATAAAGGTCGCCATtggtgaaacaaaaaataaaggaagaaactttgAGACCAAAGAGTGAAGATTCGACTCGACCGGAGAAGTGAGTCGAGAAGTGGTTCGAAGATGGGATCTGGCGAGATCCAGAGGCGTTTTCTCAGttggtgatgatgaatgatggtgAATTGGTGATAGTGATTTCTTTAGAAATTAGCTAGAAGAATTCACaactatttcatatttttcaaatatacccCTCTTCTTcgtatctttatttttaaaacctaTTTTTATGTGTGCCATTAAAATTTGGAACTCTTTATTATTAGAGAGATTGTTACgggaatttttgtttgaaatactGTATAGTGTTAATTAGACGTTACATTACTATAAGTCAATAAACTATGTGATTATTGTCTCTAAACAAGTCCTTTCATGTGAAATGGTTTCCAAAGCTTTCTGCTTTCTGATGTGAATCCGATCTAACATCTTTCTCATAGACTTGATCTCATTCTCTgtctcttttatctttctttcccTTGACTcgatcttctttcttcttttcaatacctttttcctcttttcttcatcttttgccTCCATAGCCTTATAATTTACAGAAAGTAATGGATAGATCAGAACTAAACCGAATTAACTTTGGTTCTAATATGTGTTAGAATCATAAccagacttcttttttttcaaacacaTACAAATTTGGAATTAAGAAACCCGGTCAGACCTTGATCTGGTTGCGTAAGTCCTTTGTAGAAGGTAATAATTTCCATAGAGAGGCTTTAGAAGGAGCATTTACAAACACTTGATCTCTCTCACATTCAAGTTCCCTTAGCTTTCTCTCATATGTTTCTTCATCCATTGTGCTCGTGCTTGTGCTATTCAAATATGGCCATTTCATTGAACAATATAACTTCCTCATCTGttctacgaaaaaaaaaacacattaatcACAACCCACACTTCAATTTTGAATCACAATTCTAATGTATAGAATATCAAATATAAAAGGTTACAATACTTAACTTGTTCTTTAACTTGTGCAAGCGAAATAACAGGTTCTGTATCCTTATTTGGATTCAGCATCTTAAGAAGGCGTCTGTCACTATCCATGCAATGCGCCTTAGCTTGTGTAACATCTGATGCTTTAGGTTCTgtaacatatatagtaaaataattaaaatgcaTATGTATGTTTAACATTTTGAGATCAATAATCATAGATCAAAACAGAGgatatatatgtgtaataaGGGTTATTAGCTAGCGGTTTCTATCATGGATATTAATTTCTCGTTCCCCGGACGAAAATGATATAACAGCCGCCGCCTTTTTGCCACGATACGCGTTATTAGTAAAAGTTAGTTTGTCTAGCTCCATCTTCTTAGGGCAATTCGGAAAGTTCACCATCAGCCTGTCATCCTCGATGACTCTCCATCTATGATGCAAATTGTTTTCTAGTCCTGAGATGTCCTGTTCACGAACAAGCTGTGCTTGGGAGTAACATTCACCAGTTTAGTTAATTCGATCCGCaataatattagatatatagCAATGTATATGTGTAGTCACtagtcagagagagagataaattaAAGATTAACACAACAAACATACTATTTTCTTTATGAGTTGTTTCTCGATCTGAAACATTTGTTGTCGCATCTCCTCTACCATCTTCTCATTCACTTCTATTGACTTTTCATAGTGATATCGACTCTTCTTGAGTCCAACAATATATTGATGTCCTACATTTCGACTAGCTTTTATCCTTCCAGTATATGCCACCTCCATAGCTATAGCCTCAAGAAATATAAAGAATAGAAGAAAAGTGGAAAGACA from Camelina sativa cultivar DH55 chromosome 3, Cs, whole genome shotgun sequence includes:
- the LOC104769511 gene encoding rac guanine nucleotide exchange factor JJ-like → MEVAYTGRIKASRNVGHQYIVGLKKSRYHYEKSIEVNEKMVEEMRQQMFQIEKQLIKKILVREQDISGLENNLHHRWRVIEDDRLMVNFPNCPKKMELDKLTFTNNAYRGKKAAAVISFSSGEREINIHDRNQPKASDVTQAKAHCMDSDRRLLKMLNPNKDTEPVISLAQVKEQMRKLYCSMKWPYLNSTSTSTMDEETYERKLRELECERDQVFVNAPSKASLWKLLPSTKDLRNQIKAMEAKDEEKRKKVLKRRKKIESRERKIKETENEIKSMRKMLDRIHIRKQKALETISHERTCLETIIT